In Paroedura picta isolate Pp20150507F chromosome 6, Ppicta_v3.0, whole genome shotgun sequence, one genomic interval encodes:
- the KLHL15 gene encoding kelch-like protein 15 yields the protein MAGDVEGFSSSIHDTSVSAGFRTLYEEGLLLDVTLVIEDHPFQAHKALLATQSDYFRIMFTADMRERDQDKIHLKGLTATGFSHVLQFMYYGTIELSMTTVHEILQAAMYVQLIEVVKFCCSFLLAKICLENCAEIMRLLDDFGVNIEGVREKLDSFLLENFVPLMARPDFLSYLSFEKLMTYLDNDHLSRFPEIELYEAVQAWLRHDRRRWRHTDTIIQNIRFCLMTPSSVFEKVKTSEFYRYSRQLRHEVEQAMNYFHCVHQQPLMEMKSNRIRSAKPQTAVFRGMIGHSMVNSKILLLHKPRVWWELEGPQVPLRPDCLAIVNNFVFLLGGEELGPDGEFHASSKVFRYDPRQNSWLRMTDMSVPRSEFAVGVIGRYIYAVAGRTRDETFYSTERYDITEDKWEFVDPYPVNKYGHEGTVLGNKLYITGGITSSSTSKQVCVFDPSKEGTVEQRTRRTQVVTNCWENKCKMNYARCFHKMISYNGKLYVFGGVCVILRASFESQGCPSTEVYDPDVDQWTILASMPIGRSGHGVAVLDKQIMVLGGLCYNGHYSDSILTFDPEDNKWKEDEYPRMPCKLDGLQVCSLHFPEYVLEHVRRCS from the exons ATGGCAGGGGACGTGGAAGGATTTAGTTCCTCCATCCATGACACCAGCGTCTCTGCTGGGTTCAGAACACTGTATGAGGAGGGACTGCTTCTTGACGTCACACTTGTTATTGAAGATCATCCGTTCCAGGCTCATAAAGCATTGCTTGCCACTCAAAGTGATTACTTCCGAATTATGTTCACAGCTGATATGAGAGAGCGGGATCAGGACAAAATCCACTTGAAAGGCCTAACAGCCACAGGCTTCAGCCACGTACTTCAGTTTATGTACTATGGAACCATTGAACTGAGTATGACAACCGTTCATGAGATCCTGCAGGCTGCCATGTACGTCCAGCTTATTGAGGTGGTGAAGTTCTGCTGCTCATTTCTTTTAGCAAAAATCTGCTTGGAAAATTGTGCAGAAATTATGAGACTCTTAGATGACTTTGGTGTAAACATCGAGGGAGTCAGAGAAAAGCTGGACTCCTTTTTGTTAGAGAATTTTGTGCCACTCATGGCCAGACCTGACTTCTTGTCCTATCTGAGCTTTGAAAAGCTCATGACATACTTGGATAATGATCATCTGAGCAGGTTCCCAGAGATAGAACTCTACGAAGCTGTGCAGGCTTGGTTGCGGCATGATAGAAGACGCTGGAGGCATACCGACACCATCATTCAGAACATCAGGTTTTGTTTGATGACACCATCCAGTGTTTTTGAAAAG GTAAAAACTTCAGAATTTTATCGTTATTCCCGGCAGTTGCGGCATGAAGTGGAACAAGCTATGAATTACTTCCATTGTGTTCACCAGCAACCTTTGATGGAAATGAAATCAAATCGCATTCGTTCTGCCAAACCCCAAACTGCAGTATTTAGAGGAATGATAGGGCACAGCATGGTAAATAGTAAGATCCTCCTCCTGCACAAACCAAGGGTCTGGTGGGAGCTGGAAGGCCCACAAGTACCTCTACGCCCAGATTGCCTTGCCATTGTAAATAACTTTGTATTCTTATTGGGTGGGGAAGAACTTGGTCCAGATGGTGAATTTCATGCTTCTTCCAAGGTGTTCAGATATGATCCAAGACAGaactcctggttgagaatgacagACATGTCTGTACCGCGCTCAGAATTTGCTGTTGGAGTTATTGGCAGGTACATCTATGCTGTGGCTGGGAGGACAAGGGATGAGACATTTTATTCAACAGAGAGATATGATATCACAGAAGACAAATGGGAATTTGTTGATCCCTATCCAGTCAATAAATATGGACATGAAGGAACTGTTCTTGGGAACAAGCTGTATATCACAGGTGGAATTACATCCTCCTCCACATCTAAGCAGGTTTGTGTGTTTGATCCCAgtaaagaagggactgtggaacaACGAACAAGGAGGACTCAAGTGGTCACTAACTGCTgggaaaacaaatgcaaaatgAATTATGCAAGATGTTTTCACAAGATGATTTCTTATAATGGCAAACTTTATGTTTTTGGAGGTGTTTGTGTAATCCTTAGGGCCTCTTTTGAGTCTCAGGGATGTCCGTCCACAGAGGTTTATGACCCAGACGTTGATCAGTGGACTATTTTGGCTTCTATGCCAATTGGTAGAAGTGGCCATGGTGTAGCTGTGTTGGACAAGCAGATAATGGTTCTTGGAGGCCTATGTTACAATGGTCACTACAGTGATTCAATTCTCACGTTTGATCCGGAAGATAATAAATGGAAAGAAGATGAATATCCACGAATGCCCTGCAAACTAGATGGTTTACAAGTTTGCAGTCTACATTTTCCTGAATATGTGTTGGAGCATGTTAGACGATGTAGCTAA